In the Bernardetia sp. genome, one interval contains:
- a CDS encoding glycosyltransferase family 2 protein: MKLTIITVVRNAKDLFLQTFESVKNQTYQNIEYVVIDGNSTDGTKQLIEENQEHITTWISEKDKSLYDAMNKGLQRSTGDFVWFLHAGDTIPNYDTVENVVNEIIINKSENQSKEVFQNLDFIYGEVKIKHLDNSFSNYHKEAPTEEKLTKRGYKNFLEGMVICHQGMWVRREIAPLYDLEFRLAGDIDWSIRLFKEIEKRKKNKQEIRVKRTETVVVHFLAGGISTSQKKNSLKERFKIFQKHIGFIGAIWQHFVIFGKLIFK, from the coding sequence TTGAAACTTACTATTATTACCGTTGTCCGAAATGCAAAAGACCTTTTTTTGCAAACTTTTGAGTCTGTCAAGAATCAGACGTATCAGAATATAGAATATGTTGTCATTGATGGAAATTCTACTGACGGAACAAAACAGCTCATCGAAGAAAACCAAGAACATATCACAACGTGGATAAGTGAGAAAGATAAAAGCCTGTATGATGCAATGAACAAAGGTTTGCAGAGAAGTACGGGCGATTTTGTTTGGTTTTTGCACGCTGGAGATACGATTCCTAACTATGATACAGTAGAGAATGTAGTGAATGAAATAATTATAAATAAATCTGAAAATCAAAGCAAAGAAGTTTTTCAGAATTTAGATTTCATATATGGAGAAGTGAAAATTAAGCATTTGGATAATTCGTTTTCAAACTATCACAAAGAAGCTCCTACCGAAGAAAAACTAACAAAACGAGGCTACAAAAACTTTTTGGAAGGAATGGTAATTTGTCATCAAGGAATGTGGGTACGACGTGAAATTGCTCCTTTGTATGATTTAGAGTTTAGATTGGCTGGCGATATAGATTGGTCTATTCGTTTGTTTAAAGAAATAGAAAAGCGAAAAAAAAATAAACAGGAAATAAGAGTAAAGCGCACCGAAACTGTGGTTGTTCATTTTTTGGCTGGTGGAATTTCTACTTCACAGAAAAAAAATTCTCTCAAAGAACGCTTCAAAATCTTCCAAAAGCATATCGGTTTTATAGGGGCAATTTGGCAACACTTTGTTATTTTTGGAAAGCTGATTTTTAAATAA
- a CDS encoding PDDEXK nuclease domain-containing protein, with protein MDKDFEKIVELITQSKNKTYSIINKALVELYWKVGEFIYLKTQNTEWGKGTVKELANYISEKEPKLRGFTASNLWRMKQFYEEYSQNEKLAPLVREISWTNNLLILSKTKTVEEKEFYLKKCLQERYSKRELARQIDSAYFERTMLSNTQSSITAEELYPRIKEVFLDNYVVEFLNLKDDFSEYDLQKSILKHLKKFVLEFGKDFLLIDEEYKIQVGNQDFYIDLLFFHRELRCLVAIELKITDFKPEYLGKMNFYLEALDREVKKDHENPSVGIILCKTKDSEVVEYALSRNLSPTLVSEYETKLLDKKILQQKLHELFENE; from the coding sequence ATGGATAAAGATTTTGAGAAAATAGTAGAGCTAATTACACAATCTAAAAATAAAACCTATTCCATCATAAATAAGGCTTTGGTAGAACTCTACTGGAAAGTGGGAGAATTTATCTATCTCAAAACACAAAATACTGAGTGGGGAAAAGGAACAGTCAAAGAACTAGCCAATTATATTTCTGAAAAAGAACCTAAGTTGAGAGGTTTTACAGCAAGTAACTTATGGAGAATGAAGCAGTTTTATGAAGAATATTCTCAAAATGAAAAACTCGCACCACTGGTGCGAGAAATTAGCTGGACAAATAATCTACTCATTTTATCTAAAACAAAAACAGTAGAAGAGAAAGAGTTTTACCTCAAAAAATGTCTGCAAGAAAGATACAGTAAACGAGAACTAGCAAGGCAGATTGATAGTGCTTATTTTGAGAGAACAATGTTGAGCAACACGCAAAGTAGCATTACAGCAGAAGAGCTTTATCCACGCATAAAAGAAGTTTTTTTAGACAATTATGTAGTGGAATTTCTCAATCTGAAAGATGATTTTTCTGAATATGACTTACAAAAATCTATATTAAAACATCTCAAAAAATTTGTATTGGAGTTTGGAAAAGATTTTTTACTCATCGATGAAGAATACAAAATACAGGTAGGAAATCAAGATTTTTATATTGATTTACTGTTTTTTCATAGGGAATTGCGCTGTTTGGTGGCAATAGAACTTAAAATCACAGACTTCAAACCAGAATATTTAGGTAAGATGAATTTTTATTTGGAAGCCTTAGATAGAGAAGTGAAAAAAGACCACGAAAATCCAAGTGTAGGAATTATTCTTTGCAAGACTAAAGATAGCGAAGTAGTAGAATATGCGTTAAGTCGCAATCTTTCGCCTACCTTAGTTTCAGAATATGAAACCAAGCTATTAGATAAAAAGATATTACAACAAAAACTCCATGAGCTTTTTGAGAATGAGTAA
- a CDS encoding ATP-dependent Clp protease ATP-binding subunit produces the protein MEAKFSDRVKEVISLAREEALRLGHDYIGTEHLLLGMIREGEGSAINILKKLGVTIEELKAEIERHSQGTATYNVRNLANIPLTRQAEKVLKITYLEAKIFKADLIGTEHLLLSILRDEDSIATHILEKFNITYEVVKEMLQYHNDKPITSAAEEDDDEGRIFGGGRESSGGGSSQGKSTEKSRTPVLDNFGRDLTKLAEDDKLDPIIGREKEIERVAQILSRRKKNNPILIGEPGVGKTAIAEGLALRIVQRKVSRILFGKRVVTLDLASLVAGTKYRGQFEERMKAVMSELEKNRDIILFIDELHTIVGAGGASGSLDASNMFKPALARGEIQCIGATTLDEYRQYIEKDGALARRFQMVMVEPTDVEETIQILENVKDKYENHHHVKYDEEAIKACVTLSERYITDRFLPDKAIDVLDEAGARVHINNIHVPEEITKLEADIEDVKVEKNQVVKSQKYEEAAQLRDKEKRLIEKLERAKYKWEHETRKMTYPVTEDNIGEVIAMMTGIPVKRITQSEGQKILGMKEALTGKVIGQDQAVVKLTKAIQRTRVGLKDPNKPIGSFVFLGPTGVGKTELAKVLATYLFDRPDALVRIDMSEYMEKFSISRLVGAPPGYVGYEEGGQLTEKVRRKPYSVILLDEIEKAHPDVFNILLQVLDDGILTDGLGRRVDFRNTIIIMTSNIGVRQLKDFGAGVGFSTQSKEDMSGELMKNTIQKALKKAFSPEFLNRLDDVIVFNSLEREDIHKIIDISLDKLFHRIKLLGYEIKLTESAKDFLSEKGFDQQYGARPLNRAIQKYLEDPVAEELLKGEVQEGDTLLADHKEGEAELTIKIKKQKAKNTEE, from the coding sequence ATGGAAGCCAAATTTTCAGACAGAGTCAAAGAAGTTATTTCTCTAGCTAGAGAAGAGGCTTTAAGGCTTGGACATGATTATATAGGTACAGAACATCTTCTTTTGGGAATGATACGAGAGGGAGAAGGAAGTGCCATCAATATTTTAAAAAAATTAGGAGTTACGATTGAGGAACTTAAAGCCGAAATCGAACGCCATTCACAAGGAACAGCCACTTACAACGTTCGAAATCTTGCCAATATTCCCCTTACTCGTCAGGCTGAGAAAGTCTTGAAAATCACATATTTGGAAGCGAAAATTTTTAAAGCTGATTTAATCGGAACAGAACATTTGCTTTTATCTATTTTGAGAGATGAGGATAGTATTGCTACTCATATTTTAGAAAAATTCAACATAACCTACGAAGTAGTAAAAGAAATGCTCCAATATCACAACGACAAACCCATCACTTCTGCCGCAGAAGAAGATGATGATGAAGGACGTATTTTCGGTGGTGGAAGAGAATCCTCTGGAGGAGGTTCTTCTCAAGGAAAATCAACTGAAAAATCACGAACTCCTGTATTAGATAACTTTGGTAGAGACCTTACTAAGCTCGCTGAAGACGACAAGCTAGACCCTATCATTGGGCGTGAAAAAGAAATTGAGCGTGTAGCTCAAATCCTTTCTCGTCGTAAGAAAAACAATCCTATCTTGATAGGTGAACCAGGGGTAGGTAAAACAGCTATTGCAGAAGGATTAGCCCTTCGCATCGTTCAGCGCAAAGTTTCTCGTATTTTATTTGGTAAGCGTGTTGTTACGCTAGACCTTGCCTCTCTTGTAGCTGGCACGAAATATCGTGGACAGTTTGAGGAACGTATGAAAGCTGTGATGAGTGAGCTTGAAAAAAATAGAGATATTATTCTCTTTATTGATGAGCTTCACACGATTGTTGGCGCAGGTGGTGCATCGGGTTCTCTTGATGCTTCCAATATGTTTAAGCCAGCACTTGCTCGTGGCGAAATACAGTGCATCGGTGCAACAACACTAGACGAATACCGTCAGTATATTGAGAAAGATGGTGCATTGGCTCGTCGTTTCCAAATGGTTATGGTAGAACCTACTGATGTAGAGGAAACTATACAGATTTTAGAAAATGTAAAAGATAAATACGAAAATCATCATCACGTAAAATATGATGAAGAAGCTATTAAGGCTTGTGTAACACTTTCAGAACGTTATATTACAGACCGTTTCTTGCCAGATAAGGCGATTGATGTTTTGGATGAAGCTGGCGCAAGAGTGCATATAAATAACATTCACGTTCCAGAAGAAATTACAAAGCTAGAAGCTGACATTGAAGATGTAAAAGTAGAAAAAAATCAAGTTGTGAAAAGTCAAAAATATGAAGAGGCTGCACAGCTTAGAGACAAAGAAAAACGCCTCATTGAAAAATTGGAGCGTGCAAAATACAAGTGGGAACACGAAACACGCAAAATGACTTATCCAGTTACAGAAGATAATATTGGAGAAGTAATTGCGATGATGACAGGAATTCCAGTAAAACGTATTACGCAGAGCGAAGGACAGAAAATTTTGGGAATGAAAGAAGCCTTGACAGGAAAGGTTATCGGACAAGACCAAGCTGTTGTAAAACTGACAAAAGCAATTCAACGTACTCGTGTAGGCTTAAAAGATCCAAATAAACCGATTGGTTCGTTTGTTTTCCTTGGTCCGACAGGTGTAGGTAAGACAGAGCTTGCAAAGGTTTTGGCAACTTATTTATTTGACCGTCCAGATGCGCTTGTTCGTATTGATATGAGTGAGTATATGGAGAAATTCTCTATCTCTCGCTTGGTTGGTGCGCCTCCGGGATATGTTGGATATGAAGAAGGTGGACAGCTTACAGAAAAAGTACGTCGCAAGCCTTATAGTGTTATCTTGCTTGATGAGATTGAAAAAGCACATCCAGATGTTTTCAATATTCTATTACAAGTATTGGATGATGGAATCCTTACAGATGGCTTAGGTCGTAGAGTAGATTTCAGAAATACAATTATTATCATGACTTCCAATATTGGAGTTCGTCAGTTGAAAGACTTTGGTGCAGGTGTTGGTTTTTCTACACAATCTAAAGAAGATATGAGTGGAGAACTAATGAAAAACACTATCCAAAAAGCTCTTAAAAAGGCATTTTCTCCAGAGTTTTTGAACCGTTTGGATGATGTGATTGTCTTTAATTCGCTTGAAAGAGAAGATATTCATAAGATTATTGATATTTCTTTAGACAAACTCTTCCACAGAATCAAACTTCTCGGATATGAGATTAAGCTAACAGAGTCAGCTAAAGATTTCTTATCAGAGAAAGGTTTTGACCAACAATATGGAGCAAGACCTCTCAACAGAGCTATTCAGAAATACTTGGAAGACCCAGTAGCCGAAGAGCTCTTGAAGGGAGAAGTGCAGGAAGGCGACACACTTCTTGCTGACCATAAAGAAGGAGAAGCAGAGCTAACTATCAAAATCAAGAAACAAAAAGCTAAGAATACAGAAGAATAA